From Rudanella lutea DSM 19387, a single genomic window includes:
- the argG gene encoding argininosuccinate synthase, producing MSQKVVLAFSGGLDTSFCVKYLTEDRGLEVHSVLVDTGGFSDAELKAIEERAYSLGVKSHATVSKTDEYYQQCLKFLVFGNVLKNNTYPLSVSAERFFQAIAAGEYAREIGASAIAHGSTGAGNDQVRFDMAFRILAPDAEIITPIRDLRLSREAEIEYLKSKGVDQEWHKAAYSINKGLWGTSVGGKETLTSDQYLPESAWPTQVTETTPKTITLHFEHGELKGIDAERFDNPVGAIQKLTELAGPYGIGRDIHVGDTIIGIKGRVGFEAPAPLIIIKAHHTLEKHVLTKHQLTWKDQLGNFYGTMLHEGQFLDPVMRNIETFLADTQAHVTGKVHVQLDPYRFTVLGIESAYDLMSSKFGSYGEMNNAWTGEDVRGFSKVASNQVMIYERIKG from the coding sequence ATGTCTCAGAAAGTTGTTCTCGCGTTTAGTGGAGGTCTCGATACCTCGTTTTGCGTTAAATATCTGACCGAAGATCGGGGGTTGGAAGTCCACTCGGTGCTGGTCGACACAGGCGGATTTTCGGATGCCGAACTGAAAGCGATTGAAGAGCGGGCCTACTCCCTCGGGGTGAAAAGCCACGCGACCGTTTCAAAAACCGACGAATACTACCAGCAATGCCTGAAGTTTCTGGTGTTTGGTAACGTGCTGAAAAACAATACGTACCCGCTCTCAGTGAGTGCCGAGCGATTTTTTCAGGCTATTGCCGCTGGCGAATATGCCCGCGAGATAGGCGCGTCGGCCATTGCCCACGGTAGTACCGGTGCGGGCAATGATCAGGTGCGGTTCGACATGGCGTTTCGGATTCTGGCACCCGATGCCGAAATCATCACGCCAATTCGTGACCTGCGCCTGTCGCGCGAGGCCGAAATCGAATACCTCAAGAGCAAAGGTGTGGATCAGGAGTGGCACAAAGCGGCCTACTCGATCAACAAAGGCCTCTGGGGAACGTCGGTAGGGGGAAAAGAAACCCTTACCTCGGATCAGTACCTGCCTGAGTCGGCCTGGCCCACGCAGGTGACCGAGACCACCCCCAAAACCATTACCCTGCATTTTGAGCATGGCGAACTGAAAGGCATTGATGCTGAGCGGTTCGATAACCCCGTAGGAGCTATTCAGAAGCTGACGGAGTTGGCCGGACCGTATGGCATTGGTCGTGATATTCACGTGGGTGATACCATTATCGGTATCAAAGGCCGGGTTGGTTTCGAAGCCCCCGCTCCGCTTATTATCATCAAGGCGCACCATACCCTCGAAAAGCACGTCCTGACCAAGCATCAGCTGACCTGGAAAGATCAACTGGGTAATTTCTACGGTACTATGCTCCATGAGGGGCAGTTCCTGGACCCGGTCATGCGCAATATCGAAACATTCCTGGCCGATACGCAGGCCCACGTGACCGGCAAAGTTCACGTTCAGCTCGACCCTTACCGGTTTACAGTGCTGGGTATCGAGTCGGCCTACGACCTGATGTCGTCTAAGTTTGGTTCGTACGGCGAAATGAACAACGCCTGGACCGGCGAAGACGTGCGGGGCTTCTCGAAAGTGGCCTCCAACCAGGTAATGATTTACGAACGCATAAAGGGGTAG
- a CDS encoding amidohydrolase family protein: protein MTIDAHQHFWFYTPERDTWITDDMAVIRRDFLPADLEPVLKANGIDGCVAVQADQSDAETTLLVGLANAYDFVKGVVGWVDLRSNQLYDKLEVYSQYEELKGFRHVAQAEPDDFLMRPEVIRGIRQLAAFDFTYDILIYPSQLKAALHLVREVPEVNFVIDHLAKPYIKKQEITRWSNWMGELAKHPNVHCKVSGMVTEADWHGWSKKDFFPYLDVVFEQFGPDRLMFGSDWPVCLVAADYTQVKTLVEDYVAPWGAEVRQKVFGANAVRFYKL from the coding sequence ATGACAATTGACGCGCATCAACATTTCTGGTTTTACACGCCCGAACGCGACACCTGGATTACCGACGATATGGCGGTGATCCGGCGAGATTTCTTGCCCGCCGACCTGGAGCCCGTTCTGAAAGCCAACGGCATCGACGGCTGTGTGGCGGTACAGGCCGACCAATCGGACGCCGAAACCACCCTGCTGGTGGGGCTGGCCAATGCCTACGACTTTGTCAAAGGCGTGGTGGGTTGGGTGGATCTGCGGAGCAATCAGTTGTACGACAAACTCGAAGTGTATTCGCAGTACGAAGAACTGAAAGGTTTCCGGCATGTAGCCCAGGCTGAGCCCGACGATTTCCTGATGCGGCCCGAGGTAATCCGGGGCATTCGGCAATTGGCAGCCTTCGACTTTACGTACGATATTCTGATCTACCCCAGCCAGCTCAAAGCGGCCTTGCATCTGGTACGGGAAGTGCCCGAAGTAAACTTCGTGATCGACCACCTGGCCAAGCCGTACATCAAGAAACAGGAGATTACACGCTGGTCGAACTGGATGGGCGAACTAGCCAAACACCCGAACGTACACTGCAAAGTGTCGGGTATGGTGACCGAGGCCGATTGGCACGGCTGGTCAAAAAAGGATTTTTTCCCTTACCTCGACGTGGTATTCGAGCAATTTGGCCCCGACCGGCTGATGTTCGGCTCCGACTGGCCGGTTTGCCTCGTTGCGGCTGATTACACCCAGGTAAAAACCTTAGTCGAAGACTACGTAGCGCCTTGGGGTGCTGAAGTCCGCCAGAAGGTATTTGGGGCCAATGCTGTTCGTTTTTATAAACTGTAG
- a CDS encoding glycosyltransferase family 4 protein yields the protein MNVFIDASPLGIGFYHPEAKTGVSRVVEELVRGLWQSKEIHLSLAAPSYVSETQRYAHYTFGRSGPRLVNDSADRRWAALENSLLRSLPPGSKPSKAIRAGLGQFRQTLRIKPGPLPVGKWAPGTIYHSPFFPIPQEVAQARHIRKVVTIHDLIPIQRPEWFRDGEQTVRQVIASLTPDTHVVCVSEATRTDFLNHTGFDPRQVSTIPLAASRELFYPVTDPDRILAVQERFGIGGGSYILSLATFEPRKNIDHLIRSFARLVETRSIPDDFNLVLVGTKGWKFDQIMAEINRTDHLQSRIILTGFVPDEDLAPLYSGALAFVYPSLYEGFGLPPLEAMQCGLPVITSDQSSLPEVVGDAALLVPPTNSDALCQALQTLINSSVVRAELAQKALERAALFSWDRFIREHIELYRTISDNR from the coding sequence TTGAACGTATTCATCGACGCCAGCCCGTTGGGCATTGGATTTTACCACCCCGAAGCGAAAACTGGCGTGAGCCGGGTCGTGGAGGAGTTGGTGCGCGGACTGTGGCAGTCGAAAGAGATACACTTGTCACTGGCGGCTCCCTCGTACGTATCCGAAACACAGCGGTACGCGCATTACACCTTTGGGCGGAGCGGCCCCCGGCTGGTCAACGACTCGGCCGACCGGCGTTGGGCGGCCCTGGAAAACAGCTTACTCCGCTCTTTGCCGCCGGGGAGCAAACCCTCAAAAGCCATTCGGGCGGGGCTGGGTCAGTTTCGGCAAACGTTGCGCATCAAACCCGGTCCGCTACCGGTGGGTAAGTGGGCGCCCGGTACCATTTATCACTCGCCTTTTTTTCCGATCCCGCAGGAGGTCGCACAGGCGCGGCATATCCGCAAAGTGGTGACCATTCACGACCTGATCCCGATTCAACGGCCCGAGTGGTTCCGTGACGGTGAGCAAACGGTTCGGCAGGTGATTGCGTCGCTCACGCCCGATACGCACGTGGTGTGTGTGTCGGAGGCTACCCGAACGGATTTTCTGAACCATACCGGTTTTGATCCCCGGCAGGTCAGTACAATTCCGTTGGCGGCTTCGCGCGAGTTGTTTTACCCCGTTACCGACCCCGACCGTATTTTGGCGGTGCAGGAGCGGTTTGGGATTGGCGGAGGCAGCTATATTCTGAGCCTGGCTACGTTTGAGCCCCGCAAAAACATTGACCACCTGATTCGGAGTTTTGCCCGGCTGGTAGAAACCCGTAGCATTCCCGACGATTTTAACCTGGTTCTGGTAGGCACCAAAGGCTGGAAGTTCGATCAGATTATGGCCGAAATCAATCGGACCGATCACCTCCAATCGCGCATTATTCTGACGGGTTTCGTCCCTGACGAAGACCTGGCTCCGCTCTACTCGGGCGCGTTGGCGTTTGTGTACCCGTCGCTATACGAAGGCTTTGGGCTGCCTCCGCTCGAAGCCATGCAGTGCGGCCTGCCCGTGATTACGTCCGATCAGTCGTCGTTGCCTGAGGTGGTTGGCGATGCGGCCTTGCTGGTGCCCCCCACCAACTCCGACGCTCTTTGTCAGGCCTTACAAACGCTGATTAATTCGTCGGTGGTCCGGGCCGAGCTGGCGCAGAAGGCGCTGGAGCGGGCTGCCCTGTTTTCGTGGGACCGCTTTATCCGCGAGCATATCGAACTTTATCGAACGATAAGTGATAACCGATGA
- a CDS encoding endonuclease/exonuclease/phosphatase family protein: MTRCSLAFVVCLLVNLTAQSQSLTLMSYNIRHGLNTQNKSNLVRVGQLIREQRADIVGIQEIDSATTRSQGRNQVQILARATGLNAVFGRAVAEAQGGHGLAILSRHPIIASQTLPLPSPEPGASRVLLCAYVELPGGKTVRFCTAKLDPHSIQNRLAQAAAITALLKDSIQPVVWVGDLHGHTDDPVIRQMARYWRYAGVNNDGVTFPDLVSRFDYIMTRPNGEFGQTAYRIVEENVTSDHYPVLATFRLR, from the coding sequence ATGACGCGATGCTCTCTGGCCTTTGTTGTTTGTCTGCTGGTTAACCTAACTGCCCAATCGCAGAGTCTCACCCTCATGTCGTACAACATCCGGCATGGGCTCAATACCCAAAATAAAAGTAACCTCGTCAGGGTAGGCCAACTGATTCGGGAGCAACGCGCCGACATTGTTGGTATTCAGGAGATCGACAGCGCAACAACCCGCAGTCAGGGGCGTAATCAGGTACAGATTCTGGCCAGGGCAACGGGCCTCAACGCCGTGTTTGGGCGGGCCGTTGCCGAAGCTCAGGGTGGGCACGGACTGGCTATTTTGTCGCGCCACCCCATTATTGCGAGCCAAACATTGCCCCTCCCCTCGCCCGAACCCGGAGCCAGCCGGGTGCTGCTGTGCGCGTACGTGGAGCTACCGGGGGGCAAAACCGTTCGGTTCTGCACAGCCAAACTCGACCCCCATTCTATCCAAAACCGGCTGGCGCAGGCGGCCGCCATTACGGCTTTGCTCAAAGACAGTATTCAGCCGGTGGTTTGGGTCGGCGACCTTCATGGCCATACCGACGACCCCGTTATCCGGCAAATGGCCCGCTACTGGCGCTACGCTGGCGTCAACAATGACGGGGTGACGTTTCCTGATCTGGTGTCACGCTTCGACTACATCATGACCCGACCCAACGGCGAGTTTGGGCAAACAGCCTACCGCATTGTGGAAGAAAACGTTACGTCGGATCATTACCCGGTGCTGGCTACGTTTCGCCTGCGTTGA
- a CDS encoding beta-N-acetylhexosaminidase, translating to MRFLLLFLFFLTSSAPAQIRLIPQAPVVQPERGEFSIRPGLRIWSSAACTSERNILQTYWQQADLPALTSAAKARQADILLTVDTARREALGPEGYELHISARRITLTGGSSAGVFYGLQTLRQVLPATGNRQIPALLVRDKPRFGWRSFTLDEQTYRAGTEPLKTLLDQLARYKFNRFHLLINPDTSPAGPTGGTYSPAQLQELVRYAQERHILAVVEQVKRVETSTAETSRVYQPATGSPVRFWQGSAKGLVDAARTGQRLVNASRADTELSQPLSTLSVERVYRFDPIPDQMPEELQPLILGVDYRYIHPGPSNNPFEALRPRLAAAAEVAWTFLQAKDWGLFRQALPRLSAPQRP from the coding sequence ATGCGATTTCTGCTGCTTTTTCTCTTTTTTCTGACCAGTTCGGCACCGGCTCAGATTCGGCTTATTCCGCAGGCTCCTGTGGTACAACCCGAACGGGGCGAGTTTAGCATCCGGCCGGGCTTACGCATCTGGAGTTCAGCGGCCTGCACCTCCGAACGTAACATTCTACAAACTTACTGGCAACAGGCCGACCTGCCGGCGTTGACCTCGGCTGCCAAAGCCCGGCAAGCCGATATTCTGCTCACCGTTGATACCGCGCGCCGGGAAGCCCTTGGCCCCGAAGGCTACGAACTCCACATTTCGGCCCGGCGCATCACGCTCACAGGTGGCAGCTCTGCGGGGGTGTTTTATGGTTTGCAAACACTCCGGCAGGTGCTTCCGGCCACAGGCAACCGCCAGATTCCGGCCCTGCTCGTGCGCGATAAGCCCCGCTTTGGCTGGCGTTCGTTCACGCTCGACGAGCAAACGTACCGCGCCGGCACCGAGCCGCTCAAAACCCTACTCGATCAACTGGCCCGGTACAAATTCAACCGGTTTCATCTGCTGATAAACCCCGATACTTCCCCGGCCGGACCGACGGGTGGGACCTACAGCCCGGCGCAACTTCAGGAGCTGGTTCGGTACGCGCAGGAGCGGCATATTCTGGCTGTAGTGGAGCAGGTAAAACGAGTGGAGACCTCAACAGCCGAGACATCGCGCGTGTACCAACCCGCCACCGGCAGCCCGGTACGGTTCTGGCAAGGTTCGGCGAAGGGATTAGTCGACGCGGCCCGCACGGGTCAACGGCTGGTTAACGCCAGCCGTGCCGACACGGAGCTGAGTCAGCCCCTCAGCACGCTCTCGGTCGAGCGGGTGTACCGGTTCGATCCCATTCCCGACCAGATGCCCGAAGAACTACAACCGCTGATTTTGGGTGTCGATTACAGGTACATTCATCCCGGCCCGTCTAATAACCCATTTGAAGCCCTTCGGCCCCGTTTGGCCGCGGCCGCCGAGGTTGCCTGGACGTTTCTCCAGGCGAAGGACTGGGGGCTTTTCAGGCAGGCATTGCCCCGTTTATCGGCACCCCAACGCCCCTGA
- a CDS encoding SDR family oxidoreductase, producing the protein MNLNLTDKVIIVTGGAKGIGEGISRVLAGEGALVAIVGRNEADNQKTVEAIVQAGGKAVSIVAELTRPEECQQAVEQVLAQFGRIDGLVNNAGVNDSVGLEKGSYEAFMASLHKNVVHYYLMAQHALPALKASKGSIVNIGSKVAETGQGNTSAYAAANGGRNALTREWAVELLPYSIRVNAVIVAESWTPLYENWIKTLPNPEETLQKIVSKIPLEQRMTTPEEIANMVAFLLSDKSSHTTGQLIHVDGGYTHLDRAITN; encoded by the coding sequence ATGAATCTTAATCTTACCGACAAAGTAATCATTGTTACCGGCGGTGCCAAGGGCATTGGCGAAGGCATAAGCCGGGTACTCGCGGGCGAAGGCGCACTGGTGGCCATCGTGGGCCGCAACGAAGCCGACAACCAGAAAACCGTCGAGGCCATCGTACAGGCCGGTGGGAAAGCCGTCAGTATCGTAGCCGAACTGACGCGCCCAGAGGAGTGCCAACAGGCGGTAGAACAAGTATTGGCGCAGTTTGGTCGCATTGATGGGCTGGTGAACAATGCAGGCGTGAACGACAGCGTGGGCCTGGAAAAAGGCTCTTACGAAGCATTTATGGCATCGCTGCACAAAAACGTGGTGCATTACTACCTCATGGCGCAGCACGCTCTGCCCGCCCTCAAGGCGTCGAAAGGAAGTATTGTGAACATTGGCTCCAAAGTAGCCGAAACCGGGCAGGGCAACACCTCAGCCTACGCGGCCGCCAACGGTGGACGCAATGCCCTCACCCGCGAGTGGGCCGTGGAGCTGCTCCCGTACAGCATTCGGGTCAACGCCGTGATTGTGGCCGAGTCGTGGACGCCCCTGTACGAAAACTGGATCAAGACACTGCCCAACCCCGAGGAAACCCTCCAAAAAATAGTGAGCAAAATTCCGCTGGAGCAACGGATGACCACCCCGGAGGAGATTGCCAACATGGTTGCCTTTCTACTGTCGGACAAGTCGAGCCATACAACGGGTCAGCTTATTCATGTCGACGGGGGCTATACCCACCTCGATCGCGCCATCACGAACTAA
- a CDS encoding L-rhamnose mutarotase — protein MRYCLALDLVDDPTLIAEYERYHQKIWPEIEASIRDSGITDMQIYRVSNRLFMIMETNETFSFAAKAEADAQNPKVQEWERLMWQYQQALPAAKPGEKWMLMERIFAL, from the coding sequence ATGCGCTATTGTCTTGCCCTCGACCTCGTTGATGACCCCACTCTGATTGCGGAATACGAGCGATACCACCAAAAAATCTGGCCCGAAATTGAAGCCAGTATCCGCGACAGCGGCATTACCGATATGCAGATTTACCGGGTGAGCAACCGGCTCTTCATGATCATGGAAACAAACGAGACCTTTTCGTTTGCGGCCAAAGCCGAAGCCGACGCTCAAAACCCCAAAGTGCAGGAGTGGGAACGGCTCATGTGGCAGTATCAGCAAGCCCTCCCCGCTGCCAAACCGGGCGAGAAATGGATGCTGATGGAGCGTATCTTTGCACTATGA
- a CDS encoding TlpA family protein disulfide reductase produces the protein MKSSIFRTVWSIGILWALTQAVAQAQQPGEPFSFSTRRMLDESTRIIDQETGKRVSLRDAMRVVDAQPRSHHLEPVFDEYGQASSYKLRPLTVEEKQTGAVNTRDPSRRPKVGDIIPLFVMKDVNNKSYRSTDLHGQVVVLTFLLDLNEPFWNANQAKSIDNLINPSRASVNPLVLGVVNTSKAKVREVLKTAPLPFIPIPDAVGFHQKFSIMGFPSYIVIDRTGKVAAVIEPGEGEQLKEILSKLN, from the coding sequence ATGAAAAGCTCTATTTTCAGAACCGTTTGGAGTATTGGTATCCTTTGGGCTCTGACACAGGCTGTTGCGCAGGCGCAACAGCCGGGCGAACCGTTTTCCTTTTCAACCCGTCGAATGCTTGACGAGTCTACCCGAATTATTGATCAGGAAACCGGTAAGCGAGTTTCTCTGCGCGACGCCATGCGTGTGGTCGATGCACAGCCCAGAAGCCACCATCTGGAACCCGTTTTTGATGAGTATGGGCAGGCCAGCAGCTACAAACTACGGCCGCTGACAGTAGAAGAAAAACAAACTGGAGCTGTAAACACCCGAGATCCGTCCAGAAGGCCGAAGGTGGGCGATATAATCCCTTTGTTCGTCATGAAAGATGTGAACAATAAGAGCTATCGTTCAACCGACTTACACGGGCAAGTTGTTGTTCTGACGTTCCTCCTTGACCTAAACGAACCATTCTGGAATGCAAATCAGGCAAAATCCATTGATAATTTGATAAACCCATCCCGCGCATCGGTTAACCCACTTGTACTGGGAGTGGTCAATACGTCGAAGGCAAAAGTTAGGGAGGTACTAAAAACAGCCCCCCTACCTTTCATACCCATTCCTGATGCGGTGGGATTTCATCAGAAATTTTCCATTATGGGCTTTCCATCGTACATCGTTATTGATCGCACAGGGAAGGTTGCTGCTGTCATCGAGCCGGGTGAAGGGGAACAGCTAAAAGAAATATTGTCCAAACTAAACTAA
- the fucP gene encoding L-fucose:H+ symporter permease, protein MPSPTPSLSTSSPTAQAGNHKVAFALVTSLFFLWAFVHNLEPILIPHLKKACQLTDLQSALIDSAVYLGYFLMAVPAGLIMKKYGYKQGILAGLALYALGALLFVPAANTRMYLLFLGALFIIASGCAFLETAANPYVTILGPASTATTRLNLSQSFNGLGAFLAPLIGGKFILSGIEHSEAELAAMTPAQLDQYLQFEADSVKLPYIIIAIVVLAVLGLFVITRMPDVQNREAGNTASLRTALRHKHLVAGIWAQFFYVGAQVCVTSFFIRFAKYTSNVPEKQAADWLGYAMLGFLIGRFVGTFLTSFIPANRLLTLYSLISMGLLGVAMTVESELAVWAVFAVPFFQSIMFPTIFALGIDRLDEDRELGSSLLVMAIAGGALFPLLMGWISDQSNIQLAYIIPLLCFSVVAWFGWRGYTVNSEQ, encoded by the coding sequence ATGCCTTCTCCTACCCCTTCGCTGAGTACTTCAAGCCCAACGGCTCAGGCCGGAAACCACAAAGTGGCGTTTGCGCTGGTTACCAGCCTGTTTTTTCTGTGGGCTTTTGTGCACAATCTGGAGCCTATTCTGATTCCGCACCTCAAAAAAGCCTGCCAGCTCACCGACCTCCAATCGGCCCTGATCGACTCGGCGGTGTACCTCGGCTACTTTCTGATGGCCGTACCAGCGGGGCTTATTATGAAGAAGTACGGCTACAAACAGGGTATTCTGGCCGGTTTGGCCCTCTACGCCCTGGGGGCACTGCTTTTTGTACCGGCGGCCAACACCCGTATGTACCTGCTTTTTCTGGGAGCGTTGTTCATCATTGCGTCGGGCTGTGCCTTTCTCGAAACGGCCGCCAACCCGTACGTGACCATTCTGGGGCCTGCCAGTACGGCCACGACGCGGCTCAACCTGAGTCAATCGTTCAACGGACTGGGGGCGTTTCTGGCTCCGCTTATCGGGGGTAAATTCATCCTGAGCGGCATTGAGCACAGCGAGGCCGAACTGGCCGCCATGACGCCCGCTCAGTTGGATCAGTACCTTCAGTTTGAGGCCGACTCGGTGAAGCTGCCCTACATTATTATTGCCATTGTAGTGCTGGCCGTGCTGGGCCTGTTTGTGATTACCCGAATGCCCGACGTACAAAATCGCGAAGCCGGAAACACAGCCTCGTTGCGCACGGCCCTGCGGCACAAACACCTGGTAGCGGGCATCTGGGCGCAGTTTTTCTACGTGGGCGCACAGGTCTGCGTAACGAGCTTTTTTATCCGGTTTGCCAAATACACGAGCAACGTACCCGAAAAGCAAGCTGCCGACTGGCTGGGCTACGCCATGCTGGGTTTCCTGATCGGTCGGTTTGTGGGTACGTTTCTGACCAGCTTTATCCCCGCCAACCGCTTGCTTACTCTGTATTCACTCATCAGCATGGGCTTGCTGGGTGTTGCCATGACCGTGGAGTCGGAGTTGGCGGTATGGGCCGTTTTTGCCGTTCCGTTTTTCCAGTCGATCATGTTCCCAACCATCTTTGCCCTCGGCATCGACCGGCTCGACGAAGACCGGGAATTGGGCTCGTCGCTGCTCGTTATGGCTATCGCGGGTGGCGCCTTGTTTCCGTTGCTCATGGGCTGGATCTCCGACCAAAGCAACATTCAGCTGGCGTACATTATCCCCCTGCTTTGCTTCAGCGTCGTAGCCTGGTTCGGCTGGCGGGGATATACAGTGAACAGTGAGCAATGA
- a CDS encoding fumarylacetoacetate hydrolase family protein, giving the protein MRLFRFGPADNEQPGVELPSGKRISVAAFGHDYDEAFFASGGLDGLAQWLESNADSCPEVDASERLASCIKRPSKIVCVGLNYAKHAAETNSPSPAEPILFFKSTSALCGPNDNVVIPKRSEKTDWEVELAIVIGKKATYVSTEDAVDYIAGYALHNDYSERAFQLERGGQWVKGKSADTFAPIGPVLVTKDEIADPNNLHLWLDLNGERLQDSNTNDMIFNVPTLVSYISQFMSLLPGDVISTGTPAGVGMGLKPPRFLQPGDVVRLGIEGLGEQQQTAVSYS; this is encoded by the coding sequence ATGCGACTTTTCCGCTTTGGCCCCGCCGACAACGAACAACCCGGTGTTGAACTCCCTTCTGGCAAACGCATCAGTGTAGCCGCTTTTGGTCACGATTACGACGAGGCCTTCTTTGCATCGGGCGGCCTCGACGGGCTGGCCCAGTGGCTCGAATCCAATGCCGACTCCTGCCCCGAAGTCGACGCGTCGGAACGACTGGCATCGTGCATCAAACGGCCTTCTAAAATTGTCTGTGTAGGGCTTAACTACGCCAAACACGCAGCTGAGACCAACTCGCCCAGCCCGGCCGAACCTATTTTGTTTTTCAAATCGACCTCGGCTCTCTGCGGCCCTAACGATAATGTGGTGATCCCGAAACGCTCGGAGAAAACCGACTGGGAAGTGGAGCTTGCCATTGTGATTGGCAAAAAAGCGACCTACGTTTCTACCGAAGATGCGGTTGACTACATCGCCGGGTACGCCCTCCACAACGACTATTCGGAGCGGGCCTTTCAGCTGGAACGCGGTGGGCAATGGGTAAAAGGCAAAAGTGCCGATACGTTTGCCCCCATTGGGCCGGTTCTGGTCACTAAAGACGAAATCGCCGATCCCAACAACCTGCACCTCTGGCTCGACCTGAACGGCGAACGGTTGCAGGACTCGAACACCAACGACATGATTTTCAACGTGCCGACGCTCGTGAGCTACATCAGCCAGTTTATGAGCCTGCTCCCCGGCGACGTCATCTCAACGGGCACGCCCGCCGGTGTGGGTATGGGTCTCAAGCCGCCCCGGTTCCTGCAACCCGGCGACGTGGTCCGGCTCGGTATCGAAGGCCTCGGCGAACAACAGCAAACGGCGGTATCGTATTCTTAA
- the argC gene encoding N-acetyl-gamma-glutamyl-phosphate reductase, with protein MTINVGIIGAAGYTGGELLRILIHHPFAAIAFAHSQSQAGKPVWSTHTDLIGDTDLTFAGGDMAPLLQQEGLDVIFLCSGHGASKTFLAENEVPDHVSIIDLSADFRDESEDFVYGLPELQRDRIGQSERIANPGCFATAIQVALLPLADAGLIQDAVHVSAITGSTGAGQALVPTTGFTWRNNNVSIYKAFEHQHLAEIGQSLTMLQPELSHPVHFIPYRGNFTRGIMANVYTTYSGTLDEAKDLYRAYYASHPFTHLSEAPIDVKQVVNTNKALVHLEKHGDQLLITSVIDNLTKGASGQAVQNMNLVFGLPEDAGLRLKSVGF; from the coding sequence ATGACCATAAACGTAGGCATTATCGGCGCGGCCGGCTATACCGGGGGCGAATTGCTCCGGATTTTGATTCATCATCCGTTTGCAGCCATTGCGTTTGCGCATAGCCAAAGTCAGGCAGGAAAACCCGTTTGGTCGACACACACCGATCTGATCGGCGATACCGATTTGACCTTTGCCGGGGGGGATATGGCTCCGTTGTTGCAACAGGAAGGGTTGGATGTAATTTTCCTGTGTTCGGGGCACGGAGCATCCAAAACGTTTCTGGCCGAGAACGAAGTGCCTGACCATGTCTCGATCATCGACCTGAGCGCCGACTTCCGCGACGAATCCGAGGACTTTGTGTACGGTTTGCCGGAGCTTCAGCGCGACCGCATTGGGCAGTCGGAGCGGATTGCCAACCCCGGTTGTTTTGCCACGGCGATTCAGGTGGCCCTGTTGCCCCTGGCCGACGCCGGTCTGATTCAGGATGCGGTGCATGTGAGCGCCATTACGGGCAGTACTGGCGCGGGGCAGGCCCTTGTGCCCACCACCGGCTTTACGTGGCGTAACAACAATGTCTCGATTTATAAAGCCTTCGAACACCAGCACCTGGCCGAAATTGGGCAGAGCCTGACGATGCTGCAGCCTGAGTTGAGCCATCCGGTGCATTTTATTCCGTACCGGGGCAACTTCACGCGGGGTATCATGGCTAATGTGTATACAACCTACAGCGGTACGCTCGACGAAGCAAAAGACTTGTACAGGGCGTATTATGCCTCGCATCCGTTCACGCACCTGAGCGAGGCCCCCATTGATGTGAAGCAGGTGGTAAATACCAACAAGGCGCTGGTGCATCTGGAAAAGCACGGCGATCAGCTGCTCATTACGAGTGTAATCGATAACCTGACCAAAGGAGCGTCGGGGCAGGCCGTACAAAATATGAATCTGGTCTTTGGTTTACCCGAAGATGCGGGTCTGCGACTGAAGTCGGTTGGTTTTTGA